The DNA region CAATGCTTTTTCAGCAGGTCCCCGTAGGGATAAACCTGGTTGTGGCTTAGTGCTTCACAGAAGCCATTTTCTGAGTATAGGGCGCTGCTTCTATAAATAAATTAGAGTAAAGCACTTCTGAGATGGTTCCAGTATCATACTATAAATGAGACCCTATTAAATCTGCCACTCGTCTTCATTGTGTAATCGTGCAACAGCAGTCGCGTCTTGGAAGCTCGGAAGAGAATAGCGTCCCCGTGTTCTGTGTGAACGTTTTTTTCTCATGGGTATTCCACACGTCGCAGTCTGCACACAAGCCTTTCTTCAGACGTGCCTGATCATTTTGTGTGGCTTCGTCATGGCCAGGTACTAGCCTCTTCAAGGCAGTGATCCTGTTCACATCATATAACCCCGAAGGACTTTGGTGGCTCGAGTTTGTGGATGGAGCTCCGGGGATAACCAAGAGCATCCACAATGCAAGCTGTTGTGCCATAAAGCCAAACGTCTGGAATGTGAGTTATTTGATGTGAATGGGGACATATTCACTGAGACACAGTCATAtaattttagaacatatgtcAGGCTATTAATGAGCAAGTTGTCAAGTCAGCAGGTAGTACTGTCTTCATGTACCGGTGCCTAATTCAGATGTGTATTCTACATATGGTTCTGTACTCAGTCATTTAAAAGTATGTTGTTGTAAAAAGGCTTAAGATGTTGCCGTCTGTGATCTTGATCTTTATCTTTTATAAACTGAAAAATATAGAGGTTGCTATAGTTCAAGTAATGGCCCATTGAAGGGTTTTTGCTGTTGAACTGGCTTGACAACAGTTGGGTAGACCTGCTAAACTACATTTCATTCAGAGGAGGTGTCTAGTGAGGCTGTGAAAGACCTTAGAGTAAGATATAGGTTAActttttacaatatatattttttttaatttgaggtTCTTCCATCTAAAATTTCCCCCATAGCCCTTAGAGTGGATGTGTTTAAAACAACATACTAAATGGAAGTAAGGTGGAATTTGTTCAGGATGTGATCTGAACCCTAGGAGACCTCTGACAACCTAGAAGCAAAAGGAGTTATTTGATAGGGTCATTTTAGCAAGCATGCAGAAGAAGTGTGTTCAGATATAGATTATTCCACAAGAATTGCTGTAAGTGACCTTATTTGTGTTCATGGCTGTTTGGCTTCATTTTTGATTTTGCCTTTTATGGATTCCGTTCTTTTGCCAGTCCCATTATCGAAACGCTATTCCATTCATCTGATACCAGATCCTGCTTCATTAGCACACTCGACagcgtcttgtctgtccctgctgtaacttactgtatgtgtatttctCCGAGACAACAGAAAGTTGTCAGCCTCTAGGATAATAACCCTCAAGGTCCCTGCTACAGACTGTATAAAcatgaatttatttattaaaaactgtaccacataatcatttttgttttgcagataGCTTTGGAGGAGAATCTGCTGCTACAGTAAATGGTGATTTGTTTCAGGTTGGTATTTACTGATTTTTAGACTGTAAAGTACGATTTAGTTCggcttttttaatttacaaatgtattttttaagcgAAATTGCAGCAGATTTGTGAGACTTACACAATTTTGTTTGCGACTGATGGTCTCAGTAtttcatttattgttttaataggGTCACTTGCCTCAAGATCCGAGATATCATTGCATATCATCCATTTTCATTGCTTGCTTAGACTTGCCCAGATGTCTACCTCTTAAGCCCCTCTTTTAGTCCCCATTCCCATTCTCTTGTCATCTTTCGTTCTTTTTTTTACCTGCTCCTTCATTTTGTATCCCTCCTCTCTCATCCCCCCCCACACACGTTAAGATGGCTTCTCAGCCAAAATGTTAAGAACTCAAGAAGGTATACAAATGAGAGGGGGCATCTCGTCCAGCCATTTCCTGAGTGAAGCAAGGGTTTTGGCTTCAACCCCATGGCCAGGTAGCTTGTTATCTATTCCCACATCCCTCTGGGAtaaagaaatgttgttttttcttcttctatcCCATGTGGAATTAACCCTTCTTATTCAATTTCATTCATATTACTAGCTTTACATTTTCCTGTTGCAAAAGATAACTCTGCAGCCAGAGAACGCAAACTTTCTTTCTCCTTGTGGAGAGACACCATatgtttcagctgaaaaaccTGAATAGAGCCCACCTGCTGGGAACATCCTACAGCTCTGTTTAACCATCCAGGGAAAACAACTGTGCAGTGAAAGGTTTACTTAACATGCTTTCCTCCCTGAAGTCACAATCAAGAGCCATACACTCCAAATAGCCAGTTTGGAACACACATCACTGATTTCAAGAAGCAAACACTTCTCAGATTGTAATAAGGGACTTCACATAACAGCAGGCTCTAAgtgctttgttggtttgttggtttgcTTTGCTCTGAGCCGAGGATGAAACCAGTGAGATGTACTTAGCTCCTTTCTTTACCGCATGGTTCTTTTATCATTGTATTTATTAGTCGGTTGAAACGGCTATatagaaaatgtttataaaaaataaaatttagaatCATGCCCTATGGCAATCTgaggaaaatggaaaaatagaCTCAAAATAGACTAAGTGGAGGGCAAAAAGTACTGGTATTTTAAGATTGTTGAAGTTAATGTTAAAATGAGATTATCTTGAAATCAAACAATtaaggatatttttttaatttagcagcTAATGAAATCCGCGGGAGTCTCTGTTGGTGACATCGGTGGATTTGAAACTACTCTTGCACCTGAAGAAAAAGGATGTTATAATATTTTCTGTTCTTCCCAGGCTAATTTCACACGTTCCCTTTGAGAAAGTATTCCAACAGCTACCAGTGAGATTAAGAATATGACTGAGAAGGAAAccgttttgggtttttttttccagcttaaAATATTAAGACGAAAATGGTGCATTTCAGCACGCCTGAATCAAACTTGAAGCTCTTTTTTGTGGCCAGGTGTTATGACTGAAGTAATGTGTGTCTTGTTCTAAAGTATTTGTAAATCAAATGACCTTCTTAAACTGCAAGAGGTGGGGGCCGAGAGCAGGTAAAATGTAAAACGACAGCTGTCATCATTTTAGCGGATTTTGAGACTGGCTgtcttctgttttaaggagaccAATGGCCCCACTGACAGCTATGCCGCCATAGCACGAGTGGACCAGCAGAGGCAGGAGCCCGAGAGCCTACGCAAATGGAGAGAAGAGCAGAAAGCCAGACTGGAGGAGCTAGGTAACAAGAGGGACACAGGATCATACCCTGATGCCTCCAAGACTAAATGGGCATCCTAGTTTGTAAGCCTGATTGCAGTGGATTATGAAAGCCTTCGTGCTGCAGTAGTATGTTTTTTCCATTCAAGTAAATCGGTATGTCttaagcccccccccccctttgcTGATGAAGCTAATCCGTTGTCTCTTGCGGATGTGCAAGGTCAGATGTTAACCTCTTGTGGCCGTGACCACAGGACGAGGCTCTTGTGGGGGGGCCGAGCGCGCTTCCTCAGGGCTGTCAGCGCCCGACTGGTGCGCAGCCTCTCATGTTGAACTCCTGCCGCAGACTCGGCGTCCCGAGCCGCAGAAACGGAGTGGAAAGAGAAGGCGAAGAAGGAGCTGGAAGACTGGCACGTGCGGCAGAACGAGCAGATGGAGAAGAACAAGGCCAACAACAGGTAGGGCCGCCACGCCTCTTTCACGGTCCGGCGCTGTGAGGGACGCCCGCGGCTGTCATCCCAGTTCATGGGCCCAGTGCCTTCGGTAATGTTGGCATCCATGGTTTGATGTTCTGCCCATGTGTCACGGGCGGGAAAAGCACTTTTCCATTCTGCCGGGCTGGAAAATATGACACTAACCTCGGGAACGAAACCAAAAGCAAGATCATTTCTTTACTGACCTACTGTTTACTGTTTGGAAAATCCTGTCCTTAAGAACGGTTAAATCTGATATCTTAATAGTTACAACTTCACATTCCCAGATCCTGCAGCTCTGACAATATAGCTAACCCTAGCTGTGTAGCTAATAGCCAGTCTAGCTAATTGAGGTAACAGCAGTACAAATCCCGACGGTACTCTTAAACTAGTTGTAGAAtggttaccttttttttttcccctgaattttaagaaatgtgttttccatGGTTAGGATCCACCAGACTGCAAGGAGGCAGAAAAATGAAGTATGCAGtgtgtatgaaaaaaaaaacgttcagCTATTTTGGATAAATGGAAACAAAAGTGTAAACAATGAAAAGGTCCAACTTTGTCTTGTGTACATCCTCACATTTGAATGCATTCCTGTGTAAAATTATTTCACCATGATGCTAAAAATGAATTTGTATCCTCATGGTTTTTTTGGCCAATTATATGTCAGATTTATTACATACATCTACTTGCATATGGTTTCTCTTTACTAACTACAACcttcttttatatttttcagcagactTTCTCCATCTGTTGCACGGTATCTGTTTGTAACTTTAAATCtatatttctgtgttttcccCTCAATAACAGCGAGAGCACCTCTCCCTTCTATGTCTCTCTAACCGTGGCAGGTGCTGCCCACGTGTTGTGTGAAACTGACGctttttttctctgtctttcgCCTCCTTTCATCTCTCTCTGGACTAACCCGCATGTGCGCTAGGATTGCTGATAAGGCTTTCTACGAGCAGCCCAACGCTGAGGCGATAGGCTACGTGTACGTGTCCAACCTTTCATCTCTTCTGGGTTTCCAATTGCTGAATCCCCCTTTGTACAGAAAATGCATGCTAGATCTTACTGGTAATGAGAACCAAAAGATCAAGGACTTGTCTATAAGTAAAGTGCTTATATAAAGACAAACAATAATAGAGATGATAGGCAGGCCTTGCATCATCAGCGTTTTACTCTGACATTTTtggctttttttaatgttccgTTGAATGTGTTCTGATTGTTGATGCACAGTAGATTCTTTGCAGTGGCAACTAAGCCAGAACAGTTTAGTTTCTAAAAGTAGTACCTCCTTTTGTTACCGCTAGAGGCCGCCACTACTTTAACCATATTTTACCTTCCTATATAGACTCATCCAGTGCAgcgtaacaaaaaaaaaactgcattttgattCTCAAACCGAAATGAGCCAGTAGGATACATTTGCCATTTGAAGAATTTACTCATGCAGTGCTAGTCTGAGTCCCAATCATTTCTTGCAAGATTCTTCAGAATCTGGCAtactgaaattgttcatttttagATTGTTTCCTAACTTCATTTTGTGCTTCAAGTTTTGCATTGTCTTTTCATTagatttgctttttttgataaacGCATATAATTAtcgtttaaaaataacaaaatatgttgCGTACATGTGTAAGTATAAGCGTAAGCAACAGAGATCAAGGTTAGTCTTTGATTTGTTTGTTGCAGACCTGAGTTTGCAGTTATCATCCACGTCTCTTATCTCATGCACACACAGTAGCATTTCAGTTTGCATGAAGCACTATTCCAGATTGGATTGGATTtcttcttttgattttttaacaTGCAGTTCCTTTCATCTGCTGTGCACCTCATCACTTGTAATGGACTGGTGAACATAGAAAACAGAAGCCATAAGCCAGTGAATCCCAGCGATGCTCATGtgtaatattgttttctaaagTGTAGATACAGCATGTGTGATTATGCATCTTGCTTTTCCCTCAGAGAAGTAGCTCATGCATTCACACATTCTTAATTGGATCATCTAGTTGGGCTCTGTGAGCGTGTGGCTGGTCTGGATTGGGGGTGGACTTGCACGCATCTTTCTCAGTCTTTCCTTGTCTTCACTGCCTCCTTCTATATGGAAAGGGACTGTCAGTTTGATTTGGGAACAGCGTGACGAGCTGATGAAATAAAGATGCGCAAGACCTAATCTCTGTTTAGGAAATATGTGAATTTAATAAATATAGGTGTCATAAgaagttttgtgttttaaaagggctgtttttctttccagtgagttaattgaaataatatttgttaaaatttgagtattgtttttttaggtGTCTATTTAATAATTGCAAGTCCCTTTCAGTATAGTTGGTCAAATGCATCTTTTTGTTTGTGGATGGTGCCTTTTTGAAATCTGGAGCACAAGATATCAGAAACTGTATACACCCAGACTATGTACAGGCACTGTTAACCTTGCATGGGAGGATAAGCAAAatctgtggatatgattatattcctatgttttgttttactcTTATTACCTCGAAGTCTTTGTTTGTGGCcagtattatttaattaacagtaTGTAGCTTTTGATAAAAAAATCCAATAACTTGAGCCCTTGATTGGGTTTGAGGaagaggaaacaaaaacaaactgccaacatacatctgtttcattttttaaatttccatttGCCTTATGTacatatttacatttacatcttCAGAAAATGTGAAACGTAGTTACAGTGTGTATTACTGAGCATTTGTTTCAATAGTGCTTTCAAATACACAATTACAGCATGCTTGTGTACATGTACGGTGTAtacatatatactatatatagaaAATTCTGCCTTATCAGGCTTATAAATCAGTTGCTTTCTGGTCAAGCAAGAATGGCTTTGTATTTCAGTAAGTGTTTTATTTGAAGGGTGATGCAGAACTAAGGTAGGCCTCTATATTTAAATCAGATGATTTCTTGCAACTCCTTGTCTTTACGGAGGTGTGGCACTCCCTAATATGGTAACTCTAGGATTAATAGCAACTCCTACTCATGAATTTACAGatgaagttttttaaaaatatatttttgcagaACATAGTTGTGAAGTTGTTTATCTGGCACTACATTTTGATTATTTGTACAACTTTTAATTCCCTGTGAAGTATAGTAGTTAGAAGTTTGTCCTCGGAGTTATGCAGACTTTTGTTAGTTCAGATGGACATTGTGTTCTCATCAGTGCTGTTACAGTGTGGGCTAAAACTGGGGGAGTTCCTGACTAGATAGATAAGATGGGGATTCCTAACCATCAGAAAACCGTAGAGCAGTGTGTGGCCATTGGGGAAGTGGCAGGCCTCTAGGTTGTCCCTTTGTGACCAGATTTCTCTACCTTCCCGTGTGTCTGCACATgcatgagagagagagtgtgcctGCAGCACAGCTGTGGAGTCCTGAAAGTAAAGAAGCTCTTCCCTGTCTCCCCTGTGCTTCCCTTAGGGCATCGGAAGAGGCCTTCCTGAAGGAATGTGATGAAGACTCCCCGGGATCAGAGTGGGAGAGGGTCGCACGGCTCTGTGACTTCAACCCCAAGACCAACAAGCAGTCCAAGGACGTGTCCCGCATGCGCTCTGTGCTCATATCCCTCAAACAGACGCCCTTGGTCCGCTAGGCCTGGGCTACAGTGTCTCACATACCCCCCAGTCACACCCCTTTCCTCCTCCTGTAGTACGAGCTTTGCCACCCATCGTCTGGATCAAGGAAAGCCAATCtgttacaagtttttttttctttcaagcacCTTAACCTTTTGATCCCTTCACTTATGGATGCAGTATTCCCTTTTCttgtcccccccccctcccaatTTTCACGACTCTTTCCATCTCTCCTTTCCCGATCTAGTCTCCTTCAGCGTGATTCTGtcgtgctgttttgaccattGTAGAGAAAAAGCAGAGCGGTGACACTCTCTGTCTGGAAATCCCTGTGCTCACAGAAAAGCCATCCGATTTCGGGCGTCTTCTGGGACAGTAACATTTTCATCCAGGAGATGGAGGTGTTGGACAATAAATTGAGgcagattatttttctttacttaAATACATCCTTTTCCacagcatttttgttttactgttccTTGACCAGGTGCCTCTCCTTCACTTTTGAGATACTTGTGGTTAAAAAGTCAATTCCACAGGGTCCTGATTATTTGACTGATGTACTGCATCTATAAGTGTTCTTTTTGCCACCATTTTCCTCTCGTGTACTGGTTTCTTGTCTGTCAGATTCACCAGTGCCATACGCTGCTATAGATTCTCCCTTCTTTTGCCTTCCGCAGTATCACTGGGATTTGTGCTTTGCAACAGTAGGTTAAGTGGTGTATTACTGTCTTCTGTTTAGTAGCGCAAGATCacataagaaaaataatctgtttttacAGATTTATCTGTGCCACAACCCCCCGTTCTGCTGTTTGCCATTCCTTCACGAAGCTGACACTTCACACAAGTCCTTGCATCATGTGgtgctttgcttttaaccggGTTTGCTGCTTAAATATATAAGAAAACCATCCATTTAATACTGTTTTCCAGGTGATAATGTTCAGAACAGGAGTGAATTGTAAAGATATACCTCAGCTCTGCAAACAATACTAGAcatttgttgggttttttttgagTCCTAACTTGAAGACGTCCTGAAATGTGTACCTTGTCTGGGTTTCAGGGAGGGTAGCTCCTGGTGATGATTTAAAAAACTGTTATAAGCTACTTCTCCGTATACCTTATTAAAAATGATCTTACAGTTGGATGAAGCACTAAATTGAGATGTACTGCATTACTGCAGATGCACTGTCATAGCAAAGACATCCTAAAGATGTAAATCTTAAACCGCTGTAGTGTCACTCTAAAAACTTCAGTCCCCTTACCACCATAATGAGACTGCCCTTTCCATGATGATTGTGCAGGCAGTTCATAATGTTACATGCAGAGAGGCCAGCAACTGAGCTACAGGATTTAATGAGCAAGGCCTACTTTTATTAACAGCAAAAGGTCATTGTCCACCATAGGGGGTCAGAATACATGAAAATTATTGTCTGTTGCTGGTTTCCCTGTTCTTGGTGCATGCATCGCCACTGTCTCTTTCACCAAAGCCTAAGAGAACTTACAGCTAATTTTAACTTCTGGAACTTCTTTGATTTCTTTGCATCTGTTCTCTTGTAAGAGCACAGCATCTTAACACCTTAGCATTTTGGTCGAAGGGCTTTAAAACTCACCTCATTATTAGGAAGTTGTGAATTTCAGAGAAAACCTGGACCTTAAGAACAACCTCAGTGCCACCCTGCGCGTGCCATAGTCTAAAACTCAGTTTTAGAGTGGCATCGGTCTCATTATGACCTGGTGTCAGTCAataaggttacaaatgaaaaggTCTGGGCTGATCGGAAACTGTCAAGTAtggtttaactgttttttttaatgttctgttaCAGAGTATTGTGTGGCCTTTCCAGTAACCTCGCTCCTATACTGCCAAAATGTTAGTGCCTCTTAAAACCCCAAGATCttggtttccttttttttcagcagatatgTCCTCTTCTCTCCCTTGTGTTAAGAAACATCAGTTTCCATTCACCTAAATATTCAGAGAAATTACCTTCCACCTTGAGCTCTCGGTGGACTTTTTTGCTTGGGAAATTGTTTTCCAGGGTCAGATGGCAGGCATGCCCTTCCTCACACTCTCCATTTTTAATTCCAATCCTTTTCCAGTTGCCAAATGAATGGAGATTCTTAATCGTTTTAGAGAACATTTTTAGAGAATTTTATGAAAGGTTACATACCGCTAAGGAAAAAAAGATGAGAAGGGGTTAATGATTATCAGATGAATACATGTGGGGGTATTTCTTGTTTCCAACATGCATACAATACCTAAAACACCCTCATCCAGCTATGGCACATCTGCTAAAGCCAACACATAACAAGCATCCTTCCCTTTACACCAGTCTTACTTATGACAAGCTGTGCACTACCGCATTCAGGCCTGCCACCAAGAATTACACAATTCCCCAGTCAGAATGTTTCAATTTGCACTACTCTTGTCATCTCCTGAGTACGAACAAAGGAGAAATTGTCGTCTGGAATTCACAGTGGATTCTCTGTAGGTTACTGTCTCACACTTTTGTTGCATACATGTATATTTGTGCATGAATATATATGATGTAGTTCGAAACAGTGCATCTGTTTTAGAGGACAAGAAAAATGTTACACTTGGAATTGTTACTCCacttctgaataaaaaaaataaagctgaatTGTATATTAAGgaggttttttttattagaatcTTGTGGAAACCTGTGTTTTATTGGAAAATTATTACATGTGACAGTCTGTTATAATCAGCACTTAAACAGGTGTTATAACATCTAGGTGCTTATCAGTCAGAATGAAGAAGTGTTTGTCATTCCATTATAGAAATGCTTGAAAACGTGTGAATGCACAATTGACATCTTAAACATTCAGCTCACCACCAAATTGTAAGATTTCTGACAGCAGGCACAAACATAAACAATTGTATAGTTTAAAGATTACCTTCTTTCATCAGAGTTTCctgcctttttttctcctattcCCTTTTTTGGGGgtttattttctaactgcagctttcattttttatcaCTAAAATCACACACTGAAAGTGCAGTGCGCTAACCATAATTGTTAAAGGAGGACTAGGTTGGAGCCACACATCTTTTAACAGCTCAGTATTGCACCTCCTTTGGGTTGTTGGAGTATGGTACAAGTTACCCAGCAATGCTCTTGGAAGTCCCTACCtttgcttctttcaggaaaagactggatgagatccacaTATCAAGTCAACAGATAGACTTTGGGTCAAATGACCACTTCTTACAACCTTTTTTATGTTCTAAAAAGAGAGACTTAAGgtaataaagaaaacagaaatgtacGTATATTCCACCaaaatttttttattgttgtagaAATCTGAGTTTACAACATTATCATCCGTGTATTCACAAATTCCTGCCTACAGCACTATTTACAGCTGTCTATGAACTGTAAATATAGAACAGACTGAGCATTACAGGCAGTACATACACCATGTCTTATACACTGAGGTATGTGTGATACAAAAGTTCCTAGAAGTTCCCTTCAGTGCTTTGTCAGATTAATATTTGTTGCTGTTCACACATGTGATTTAGGTTTATAGTTGCTGGGAAATAACCTATGGTAAATGTTAAGGCAAGGGaacacagaagaaaaaataaataatgaataaagTGGTAGAAAAATGGCAGCCAGAATGGTATGGAGAACATTCAGTGAAATAACcccaaaatgcatttttatggctgtaatattttacaaataatcTTAAAATTTGTGACTTAGATGTAACTTTCAAAACTAACTTCCCAGgcacaatacaaaaacatataGAAATTGACTTGGGTAGTTACAAACCCGACTATGCTTTTAAGGAGGGCTTAAGTTACTTGTATAATGCAATTTGTATATCTACCTGCTGCAGCAGTTTATATTAAACCTTAACCCACATAGTAATAGCGTGTTCAATTACATGCACATGATCGCTAAATTAATTCCACTCCCACATTTTCCCCACAAACGTCTTCAATCTCAAGTATTTTTATAGTTAAATGACTTGAAACTTACTATATTTAATTAATGCTTCttttccctttcattttcaaaatactCAACATTTTGTTGCACTGAAatcttactgtatgtagataTTGCGGGAGCAACGCAGAAACCGGAGCCCCAATCATTATGGCAAAATAAGGCGCTAAAAAGTCATGCCGCTTTTTCATATGGCGCTTTTCAGATAGTGATACGaatgttgtttgtgaaataaagaTGTTCACAGCACTCAGTTGAAATGCTACATTCAACCAAGCCAAAACCAAAATATCGTGTTTGATTGTTCCCCGTCAGGAGTTGTTCTCTGAAGTGGGAAATGCCAGCCAGAAAACTGTAACCacaccctcctcttcctctgctcTGTCAGGACCCCTCTGCTCACTTCCTGGACTTCAGCGCGGTGGCTGCCACGCCCACCAGGATCGCGACCACGGTGAATCCCTGGGCGAATATCCGCGTCCGCATCAGCAGCTGGGACTGGCGGGTCTTGCCACGCTTGAAGGCAATGAGTCCATAGGTGAGGGCTCCAGCCGTGCCCAGACAGCCTGACCAGAAAGAAAACAAGGGGGTTTTAACGGCACATCGTTCAAAAACCGGGAACACGAAGCGTTTCTTTACCCAAGGGCT from Lepisosteus oculatus isolate fLepOcu1 chromosome 11, fLepOcu1.hap2, whole genome shotgun sequence includes:
- the cltb gene encoding clathrin light chain B isoform X2, coding for MADDFGFFSSSDNGAAPAEEDPAAAFLAQQESEIAGIENDEGFGALEGAGQPLQSYDSFGGESAATVNGDLFQETNGPTDSYAAIARVDQQRQEPESLRKWREEQKARLEELDSASRAAETEWKEKAKKELEDWHVRQNEQMEKNKANNSRLSPSVARASEEAFLKECDEDSPGSEWERVARLCDFNPKTNKQSKDVSRMRSVLISLKQTPLVR
- the cltb gene encoding clathrin light chain B isoform X3; this encodes MADDFGFFSSSDNGAAPAEEDPAAAFLAQQESEIAGIENDEGFGALEGAGQPLQSYDSFGGESAATVNGDLFQETNGPTDSYAAIARVDQQRQEPESLRKWREEQKARLEELDSASRAAETEWKEKAKKELEDWHVRQNEQMEKNKANNRLSPSVARASEEAFLKECDEDSPGSEWERVARLCDFNPKTNKQSKDVSRMRSVLISLKQTPLVR
- the cltb gene encoding clathrin light chain B isoform X4; the protein is MADDFGFFSSSDNGAAPAEEDPAAAFLAQQESEIAGIENDEGFGALEGAGQPLQSYDSFGGESAATVNGDLFQETNGPTDSYAAIARVDQQRQEPESLRKWREEQKARLEELDSASRAAETEWKEKAKKELEDWHVRQNEQMEKNKANNRASEEAFLKECDEDSPGSEWERVARLCDFNPKTNKQSKDVSRMRSVLISLKQTPLVR
- the cltb gene encoding clathrin light chain B isoform X1, with amino-acid sequence MADDFGFFSSSDNGAAPAEEDPAAAFLAQQESEIAGIENDEGFGALEGAGQPLQSYDSFGGESAATVNGDLFQETNGPTDSYAAIARVDQQRQEPESLRKWREEQKARLEELDSASRAAETEWKEKAKKELEDWHVRQNEQMEKNKANNRIADKAFYEQPNAEAIGYVASEEAFLKECDEDSPGSEWERVARLCDFNPKTNKQSKDVSRMRSVLISLKQTPLVR